One genomic window of Deinococcus sp. QL22 includes the following:
- a CDS encoding EAL domain-containing protein, producing the protein MSETPLLPLHSVPVNQQSLESRPQGPLASSVADHPLERIRAVVEQLADALVVYDPAWRCVYVNPAAKRAFQIVGLPADLWGKTVWDMFPDLVGSTLEQRLLEGVQQQEYRSCEMLFAALGVWVQVDVYPSAQGASVFFRTITQRHTAQQQLQASEERYRHLIETMREGMALVTADFRIEYLNPQLVRLLGYQEPGEVLGRSALDFIDPAYQAEARRQMEGRRQGVVEPLELPLTRQDGTTLWVEVSATSLIDQRREVTGIIGLLTDITERKRVERALLERQTFAHELLESITDAFCACDADWNFIYVNAQAARLLGCRATDLLGRRGWDVFPEAWGGVMEHNLKVTMDERRSMEFEVYSAQHGVWFQLHSYPSGDGIAVCFRDVSVRKAAEQLEQARNQILERTLRNEPLGTILSEIALLVEGHNPGLLSYVMLRQGDVLYNAAAPSLPAGFTDAVSSVRIEPEAGPCGAAAFLGVSITVESFFSNSSWGELRELALVHGLRACLSAPILSGTGEVLGTLCAYSRSTGTFPAVTVDLLQQARHLAAVAIEHHRLRDSLAYQTQHDALTGLPNRTLFNTRLEGAAQQAKAHQTPVALAHIDLDDFKSINDVHGNQVGDEVLREITRRLLQLTRFGDTLARVGGDEFTVVLPHTTQEAAETIMRQILRSLTAPILVGEQELLISASIGISMLTNGVDVTHLQRHADLAMQSAKIHKAGIAFYQPEMNRRAAERMHLAQYLRRAVELDELELHYQPQVNLIDGTLTGMEALLRWRHPLLGHVAPLRFIPVAEETGLIVPIGEWVLREACRQTAVWRRQGYEALRIAVNVSVLQFERDGFVQMVAQVLEDTGLCPEALELELTESAVMRNVEESARRMNQLRALGVSLAVDDFGTGYSSLSYLSRLPLNVLKIDRSFVTHLHQDSFALPVVRAITSLAHNLGLTTIAEGIETQQECDLLRELGCHQGQGYLIARPLPASEALPAQKGLFGLESVLRTSG; encoded by the coding sequence ATGTCTGAAACGCCGCTGCTCCCGCTCCACTCTGTGCCCGTCAACCAGCAGAGTTTGGAGAGCAGGCCACAAGGCCCACTGGCCTCTTCGGTGGCCGATCATCCCCTCGAGCGCATTCGCGCAGTGGTGGAACAGCTCGCAGATGCACTCGTCGTCTACGATCCCGCGTGGCGCTGCGTGTATGTCAATCCGGCCGCCAAGCGGGCGTTTCAAATCGTTGGACTACCTGCTGACCTGTGGGGCAAAACCGTGTGGGACATGTTCCCGGACTTGGTCGGGAGCACCTTGGAGCAGCGTCTTCTTGAAGGGGTGCAGCAGCAAGAGTACCGGTCTTGTGAAATGCTCTTTGCTGCCCTTGGTGTCTGGGTGCAGGTCGATGTGTACCCTTCTGCACAGGGGGCTTCCGTGTTTTTCCGCACGATCACCCAGCGTCACACCGCGCAGCAGCAGTTGCAGGCCAGCGAGGAGCGGTACCGTCACCTGATTGAAACCATGCGCGAAGGGATGGCGCTGGTCACGGCAGACTTCCGGATTGAATACCTCAACCCGCAATTGGTGCGTCTGCTGGGGTACCAGGAACCGGGCGAAGTGTTGGGGCGCTCGGCCCTGGACTTCATTGATCCGGCCTACCAGGCCGAAGCGCGCCGGCAGATGGAGGGGCGCCGGCAGGGGGTCGTCGAGCCATTGGAACTGCCCTTGACCCGCCAGGATGGAACAACCCTGTGGGTTGAAGTTTCCGCGACCTCCCTGATTGATCAGCGGAGGGAGGTCACGGGCATCATCGGTCTGTTGACCGATATCACGGAACGCAAACGCGTCGAACGTGCGCTTCTGGAACGGCAGACGTTCGCGCACGAACTCTTGGAGAGCATCACGGACGCGTTCTGTGCCTGTGATGCGGACTGGAACTTTATCTACGTCAATGCTCAAGCCGCCCGGCTGCTGGGCTGCCGGGCAACAGACCTGCTTGGACGTCGGGGCTGGGACGTTTTTCCAGAAGCGTGGGGCGGCGTGATGGAGCACAATCTCAAGGTCACCATGGATGAGCGCCGCAGCATGGAATTTGAAGTGTACTCCGCCCAGCACGGCGTATGGTTTCAACTGCATTCCTATCCGTCGGGGGACGGGATTGCCGTGTGTTTCCGCGACGTCAGTGTCCGCAAAGCAGCCGAGCAGCTTGAGCAAGCCCGCAACCAAATTCTGGAGCGCACGCTTCGCAATGAACCGCTCGGCACCATCCTGAGCGAGATTGCCCTTCTGGTAGAAGGCCACAACCCTGGACTGCTGAGTTACGTCATGCTGCGTCAAGGAGACGTGTTGTACAACGCTGCCGCGCCGAGCCTGCCCGCCGGGTTCACGGACGCCGTCAGCAGCGTCCGAATTGAACCAGAGGCCGGTCCTTGCGGCGCGGCGGCGTTCTTGGGCGTTTCCATCACCGTCGAGAGCTTTTTCTCAAATTCGAGCTGGGGAGAACTTCGGGAACTGGCGTTGGTGCATGGCCTGCGTGCCTGTCTGTCCGCGCCGATCCTTAGCGGAACCGGCGAGGTGTTGGGCACCTTGTGCGCCTACAGCCGGAGCACCGGTACATTTCCAGCGGTGACGGTTGACCTGCTGCAGCAGGCCCGTCACCTCGCGGCGGTCGCTATCGAGCATCACCGCCTTAGGGACAGCCTCGCGTATCAGACGCAGCATGACGCCCTCACGGGTCTGCCCAACCGCACCCTCTTCAACACCCGGCTCGAAGGTGCCGCGCAACAGGCCAAGGCCCACCAGACTCCCGTCGCTCTGGCGCACATCGACCTCGACGATTTCAAGAGCATCAACGATGTCCACGGGAACCAAGTGGGGGACGAGGTGCTGCGGGAGATCACGCGCCGCCTCCTGCAGCTCACCCGCTTCGGCGATACCCTGGCGCGGGTAGGCGGGGACGAGTTCACGGTCGTCTTGCCGCACACCACACAGGAAGCAGCCGAAACAATCATGCGGCAGATACTGCGGAGCCTCACGGCGCCGATTCTTGTGGGTGAACAGGAGCTGCTGATCAGTGCTTCGATCGGCATCTCTATGCTCACGAACGGCGTTGACGTCACGCACCTGCAACGGCACGCGGATTTGGCGATGCAGTCCGCCAAAATCCACAAGGCAGGGATCGCTTTCTATCAGCCAGAAATGAACCGCCGCGCGGCAGAGCGCATGCACCTCGCGCAGTACCTGCGCCGCGCGGTTGAACTCGATGAACTCGAACTTCACTATCAACCGCAAGTCAATTTGATCGACGGCACGCTCACCGGTATGGAGGCGCTGCTGCGCTGGCGGCATCCCCTCTTGGGCCACGTTGCACCGCTCCGCTTCATTCCGGTGGCGGAAGAGACTGGGCTGATTGTTCCCATTGGGGAATGGGTGCTCCGGGAGGCTTGCCGGCAAACCGCAGTTTGGAGACGCCAGGGGTATGAGGCCCTGCGCATAGCCGTCAACGTCTCAGTGCTGCAGTTTGAACGGGACGGCTTCGTTCAGATGGTCGCGCAGGTGCTGGAGGACACTGGGCTGTGTCCTGAAGCGCTCGAGCTGGAGCTGACGGAAAGTGCGGTGATGCGGAACGTCGAGGAATCTGCGCGGCGGATGAACCAGTTGCGGGCCCTCGGCGTCTCCCTGGCCGTCGACGATTTTGGGACGGGGTATTCCAGCCTGAGTTACCTCTCGCGCCTGCCCCTCAACGTCTTGAAGATTGACCGTTCTTTTGTGACCCATCTTCACCAGGATTCGTTCGCCTTGCCCGTGGTTCGGGCCATCACGAGTCTGGCCCACAACTTGGGCCTGACCACCATTGCGGAAGGAATCGAAACGCAGCAGGAATGCGACCTGCTCCGTGAACTGGGCTGCCACCAAGGCCAAGGGTATCTGATCGCCCGGCCTCTGCCGGCCTCAGAAGCGTTGCCCGCTCAAAAGGGGCTGTTTGGGCTTGAGTCGGTGTTGCGCACGTCTGGTTAA
- a CDS encoding DDE-type integrase/transposase/recombinase, which translates to MFIQQWRSQYSLKVLCWTCPPVRSTAGIESLPHHKLSRRRYGAPRLQADLRAEGQHISRERISRPWRVSGLRAKGKRRFVRTTDSDHGGAVCPNVLNRESTVQHANTVWDSDLTFIKAEEGWLYLAVTLDLHSQAVVGYAMEAQMAATLPLGTSKMTVNPRNPLPGLLHHAGPRQSIGQQNCSG; encoded by the coding sequence GTGTTTATCCAACAGTGGCGCAGTCAGTACTCGTTGAAAGTCTTGTGCTGGACGTGTCCACCAGTGCGTTCTACAGCTGGCATAGAAAGCCTACCTCATCACAAGCTAAGCAGGAGGCGCTACGGTGCACCGCGTCTTCAAGCTGACCTGCGGGCTGAGGGACAACACATTTCCCGCGAGCGGATTTCGCGCCCTTGGCGGGTGAGTGGCCTCCGGGCCAAAGGAAAGCGACGATTCGTGCGTACGACCGACAGTGACCATGGCGGTGCGGTCTGTCCCAACGTACTCAACCGAGAATCCACCGTCCAACACGCCAATACGGTATGGGACTCTGATCTGACGTTTATCAAGGCCGAAGAGGGCTGGTTGTATTTGGCGGTCACCCTCGACCTGCATTCACAAGCCGTCGTGGGATATGCCATGGAAGCCCAGATGGCGGCCACCCTACCGCTCGGAACCTCGAAAATGACGGTGAACCCACGAAACCCGCTTCCCGGCCTCCTCCATCACGCAGGGCCGAGGCAATCAATAGGTCAGCAAAATTGTTCAGGCTGA
- a CDS encoding IS110 family transposase, producing MLVLGIDIGKREFFVHVQDTAGHSLGQRGPLANTPAGLQQLSDWVRTWTEPAELHVVMEATNVYWERFAHYFQSLGCVVSVVNPAQIKYFARSILRRGKTDAMDAELIARYGVVMHPSSWTPPSTA from the coding sequence ATGTTAGTGCTGGGCATTGATATCGGAAAACGAGAGTTCTTCGTTCACGTGCAGGACACCGCCGGACACTCGCTCGGTCAACGTGGCCCTCTGGCCAACACACCCGCCGGACTTCAACAGTTGAGCGACTGGGTTCGCACGTGGACTGAACCTGCAGAGCTTCACGTGGTGATGGAGGCGACCAATGTCTACTGGGAGCGTTTTGCACACTATTTTCAATCTTTAGGCTGCGTCGTGAGTGTGGTCAACCCGGCACAAATCAAGTATTTTGCTCGTTCTATCCTGCGCCGGGGGAAAACCGACGCGATGGATGCGGAGCTGATCGCGCGGTACGGGGTGGTGATGCATCCGAGCAGCTGGACGCCGCCCAGCACCGCGTAG
- a CDS encoding transposase, whose protein sequence is MKQLTREREAVLVRRTQEQNHLQALQDAHRASETVVKLTQQRLTLMVGQVVEIEAAMRALIEADETLSQQLKLLLSVPGFAFVSAATIVAETVGFAHLDTGREISAAAGMAPSPHQSGAKRGQGRISKTGNARLRRIAYLSALGASKSHSRMRTYYRHLRDTGKPAKVALVALERKLLTTGLAVVKSGQPYQDDFCRAQDGAGPTPTTAQPKT, encoded by the coding sequence TTGAAACAGCTCACTCGAGAACGGGAAGCCGTTCTCGTGCGCCGAACTCAGGAACAGAACCACCTGCAAGCCTTGCAAGACGCCCATCGTGCTTCGGAGACCGTCGTGAAGCTCACCCAGCAGCGGTTAACCCTCATGGTTGGGCAAGTCGTGGAGATTGAGGCCGCGATGCGTGCGCTGATCGAGGCCGATGAGACGTTGTCGCAGCAACTGAAGTTGCTGCTGAGTGTGCCAGGGTTTGCCTTCGTGTCTGCGGCGACGATCGTGGCCGAAACCGTAGGATTTGCCCATCTGGACACCGGACGGGAGATTTCTGCGGCTGCAGGCATGGCGCCCTCCCCGCACCAATCGGGCGCCAAGCGCGGTCAAGGACGGATTTCAAAGACCGGCAATGCCCGCCTGCGGCGGATCGCGTATCTCTCGGCCTTGGGCGCGTCAAAATCACACAGCCGAATGCGAACGTACTACCGCCATTTACGGGACACGGGCAAGCCAGCCAAAGTAGCGTTAGTCGCGCTGGAACGTAAATTATTAACCACCGGATTGGCGGTGGTGAAATCCGGGCAACCCTACCAAGATGATTTTTGTCGTGCTCAAGACGGAGCTGGCCCAACACCGACAACCGCCCAGCCAAAGACTTGA
- a CDS encoding GON domain-containing protein, whose translation MVLSACGDQPQQPVLPPAPVTPKPHLGAAPPLVVDWYSPSGMTFGKGYSSLSGELEGTCVKGTVDAKSIGTLSANYDIKIVSSTQALASSLGITAEASVGFGLFSASAKSSYLQSQASNSYSVYVIVYSEIVGPSIVLSGAHIMKGDEDPGGQDNYADFINNYLNFYAKCGDKYLAAATTGATYRGIIRLDTASSSEKTELENELKVKYGSASGSVDVKQAVSQISSQYNVHINEFYDGVIPTKFATDYQTLLDNSQNFPALFTAQCSGQAVGSAQLVCLKSANFQDYQTLALEKANTTVLDQARSNAETLTSYAIGYQNKLNDSLTAQLNPFLFTDTQSAINALVSRNSQLLATAKGVIKQCARDARDCVAPSTVNPPLTDPSTLPSPHQIDLGKPTTCLDYKNKYMAFGDIQKNHPLQDANYRLYVGNQTARVANIWCADMNSAAPQEYISLAQPNNSRTRFGTPASASTTLWSKIKLDPATLNIFPFDFRYALVTAGNAQSPFGYASDTPGGGVKFNDDIVANSDLRGTNFQFPNSLYVWQAFMPGATGGGISRPNTQQVDMVAPHNGMTAFSVNSTSGIQEKIQLEFLNPNN comes from the coding sequence GTGGTGCTCTCGGCGTGCGGGGATCAACCGCAGCAGCCCGTTCTCCCGCCGGCCCCGGTTACTCCTAAGCCGCACCTGGGGGCGGCGCCGCCTTTGGTGGTTGACTGGTACAGTCCCTCGGGCATGACGTTCGGCAAAGGGTACAGCTCTTTGTCCGGAGAACTGGAAGGCACCTGCGTGAAAGGTACCGTCGATGCGAAGTCGATTGGAACGCTTTCTGCAAATTACGACATCAAAATCGTCTCAAGCACGCAGGCGCTGGCGTCTTCACTCGGAATCACTGCCGAGGCGTCTGTGGGTTTTGGGCTGTTCTCGGCCTCTGCCAAGTCAAGTTACCTGCAGAGCCAGGCCTCCAATTCGTACTCGGTGTACGTCATCGTGTACTCCGAGATCGTGGGGCCATCCATCGTGCTCTCGGGGGCCCACATCATGAAGGGCGACGAAGACCCCGGTGGGCAGGACAACTACGCAGACTTCATCAACAATTACCTTAATTTCTACGCCAAGTGCGGCGACAAGTATCTCGCGGCGGCCACCACCGGGGCGACGTACCGCGGCATCATCCGGCTCGACACGGCCAGCAGCTCCGAAAAGACTGAGCTCGAGAATGAATTGAAGGTGAAGTACGGATCGGCTTCCGGTTCAGTGGACGTCAAGCAGGCCGTCAGCCAGATTTCAAGTCAGTACAACGTTCACATCAATGAATTTTACGACGGCGTCATCCCGACAAAATTTGCGACGGACTACCAGACACTGCTCGACAATTCACAGAATTTCCCGGCACTCTTTACCGCCCAGTGCTCTGGGCAGGCGGTGGGCAGCGCTCAGCTCGTCTGCTTGAAGTCGGCCAATTTCCAGGATTATCAGACCCTGGCGCTGGAAAAGGCCAACACCACTGTGCTGGATCAGGCGCGGAGCAACGCCGAGACATTGACCAGCTACGCCATCGGCTACCAGAACAAGCTCAACGACTCCTTGACAGCGCAGCTCAATCCCTTCCTCTTCACGGACACGCAGAGCGCCATCAACGCGCTGGTCAGCCGCAACTCCCAGCTGCTGGCTACGGCCAAGGGCGTCATCAAGCAATGTGCCCGAGACGCCCGTGACTGCGTCGCGCCCTCAACCGTCAACCCGCCCCTCACCGATCCCAGCACCCTGCCGTCTCCGCACCAGATTGATCTGGGCAAACCCACCACCTGTTTGGATTATAAAAATAAATACATGGCCTTCGGAGACATTCAGAAAAATCATCCTCTGCAAGACGCCAATTACAGACTGTATGTGGGCAATCAAACCGCCCGGGTCGCCAACATCTGGTGTGCCGACATGAATTCCGCCGCGCCCCAGGAATACATTTCCCTGGCGCAGCCAAACAACTCGCGAACTCGCTTTGGGACGCCCGCGAGCGCGTCCACCACGCTCTGGAGCAAGATCAAGCTTGATCCGGCGACGCTGAACATTTTCCCATTTGATTTCCGCTATGCCCTGGTCACCGCAGGCAATGCGCAGTCGCCCTTCGGTTATGCCAGCGATACGCCGGGCGGCGGCGTCAAGTTCAATGACGACATCGTGGCCAACAGTGATCTTCGCGGCACCAACTTCCAGTTTCCCAACAGCTTGTACGTGTGGCAGGCATTTATGCCCGGCGCGACGGGTGGAGGGATTTCGCGTCCGAATACCCAGCAGGTTGACATGGTCGCGCCGCACAACGGCATGACTGCGTTTTCGGTCAATTCCACCAGTGGGATTCAGGAAAAAATTCAGCTGGAGTTTCTGAACCCCAACAACTGA
- a CDS encoding GGDEF domain-containing protein, whose product MTPGILFDFRMVPVALAAQRHGRLAGLAVALPVGIYRYSLGGVGAIPSLIQMVVVTWFAAPSGIWLHLPTKQGLPLNRVPGLALRLFALANVALFVSFALTNAPWTTAVSAYIALTVLSAVGMLLGHIAVQTRLTNLARTQHYQGLAFTDALTGAYNRRQFEADLKTALPSTHLLLLDLDHFKRVNDTYGHDMGDQVLQTFVIVAQRCVRPSDRLYRLGGEEFGVLLPVCPPDILNNVAERIRAQVERSLAAEAGLSGGALTVSGGLALMGDDVMARADEKLYLAKAQGRNRIESDLLLDK is encoded by the coding sequence CTGACCCCAGGCATCCTGTTCGACTTCCGGATGGTGCCGGTTGCACTCGCCGCCCAACGTCACGGCCGTCTCGCCGGGCTCGCTGTCGCCCTCCCGGTTGGGATCTACCGCTATTCCCTAGGTGGCGTCGGGGCGATTCCTTCCCTCATACAAATGGTTGTAGTGACGTGGTTTGCCGCTCCATCTGGCATCTGGCTACACCTGCCGACCAAGCAAGGTCTGCCACTGAACCGCGTCCCTGGGTTGGCCTTGCGGTTGTTCGCGTTAGCCAACGTGGCTCTGTTCGTGAGTTTTGCCCTGACCAACGCACCTTGGACGACTGCCGTGAGTGCGTACATTGCTCTGACTGTGCTGAGTGCTGTCGGGATGCTGCTCGGGCATATCGCCGTGCAGACTCGTCTGACCAACTTGGCCCGCACGCAGCATTACCAGGGCCTCGCGTTCACCGACGCCCTGACAGGCGCGTACAATCGGCGGCAATTTGAGGCGGACTTGAAAACAGCACTGCCCAGCACGCATCTGCTGCTGTTGGATCTGGATCATTTCAAGCGTGTCAATGATACGTACGGCCATGACATGGGCGACCAGGTGTTGCAGACGTTCGTGATCGTGGCACAGCGCTGCGTGCGCCCAAGTGACCGCCTTTACCGACTGGGCGGCGAAGAGTTTGGGGTGCTGCTGCCCGTCTGCCCGCCAGACATCCTGAACAACGTCGCCGAGCGCATCCGCGCTCAGGTGGAGCGTTCACTCGCGGCAGAGGCGGGCCTCAGTGGAGGGGCGCTGACCGTTTCAGGCGGCCTGGCCCTCATGGGTGACGACGTCATGGCCCGCGCTGATGAAAAGCTCTACTTAGCCAAAGCCCAGGGCCGTAACCGGATCGAATCGGATCTGCTTTTGGATAAATAA
- a CDS encoding DinB family protein has product MAYPAHVYVQSFQQHRAALLELLDRIPPEHGDTTIWEGGRSITQTVDHLLSAGVGVVDMLSGGSWGDQVPSAALPEATARLGASTELVIDKLSALSDEELNHELTVFGGARWPAYRLVDFHREHEIHHKGQLWVMARVMGIEPPFFTHMV; this is encoded by the coding sequence ATGGCCTATCCTGCCCATGTTTACGTCCAGTCCTTTCAACAGCACCGCGCTGCCCTGCTGGAACTGCTTGACCGGATCCCGCCTGAACACGGCGACACCACCATTTGGGAAGGAGGAAGGAGCATCACCCAGACGGTCGATCATCTGCTCAGTGCTGGCGTTGGGGTGGTGGATATGCTCTCTGGGGGCAGTTGGGGCGATCAAGTTCCCTCAGCCGCTTTACCAGAGGCGACGGCTCGCCTCGGCGCGAGCACAGAGCTGGTAATTGACAAGTTATCTGCACTCAGTGATGAAGAGTTGAATCATGAATTGACGGTCTTTGGTGGAGCACGGTGGCCCGCCTACCGCCTCGTAGATTTCCACCGCGAGCACGAGATTCACCACAAAGGCCAGCTGTGGGTGATGGCACGGGTCATGGGGATTGAGCCTCCGTTCTTTACTCACATGGTGTGA
- a CDS encoding DUF4326 domain-containing protein codes for MTITTHNARKPLPEGYTPIYVARKTTYQPGFGADFSILGNPFVINQRAARRETVILYRQWLPTRLQANTP; via the coding sequence ATGACCATCACTACTCACAACGCCCGTAAGCCCCTTCCAGAGGGGTATACGCCGATCTATGTGGCCCGCAAGACCACCTATCAACCGGGATTTGGCGCAGACTTCAGCATCCTCGGCAACCCGTTTGTCATCAATCAACGGGCCGCCCGAAGGGAAACGGTCATCCTCTACCGCCAGTGGCTTCCGACCCGCCTTCAAGCGAACACCCCTTAA
- a CDS encoding glycosyltransferase, whose protein sequence is MDTKRALVPVHSGERPPVQVLFVTASIGSGHHQVQLAVQEALLARGVPIQSRESDATEYLTPADRWWTVGLYAFELRYAPWLYAWFYRTTDHDRPFSIIGTCCRWVGLGGMRRDLAQVQPEVVVHSYWSSVPLAHTVRRRKQTFLNALIVTDYRAHRHWIRPEAELIMVASQETANQMLERGADPDTLVVTGIPIARRYRDLLGADRAALRRKHGLRTDQPLILLSTGGTGSYLAQTRVLHELGNLGRPVQVLMLAGAAEPGVEQLGGATVYRFGFTTAFPELMAAADLVVGKAGGLTVAESSALGVPMIVHAPIPGQEEYNASYLERGGAALWARELRELRPAILRALDPGAHARLSANARALSVPDAADRVAGEILRRLQRV, encoded by the coding sequence ATGGATACCAAGCGCGCACTGGTGCCAGTGCACTCCGGCGAACGCCCCCCTGTTCAGGTGCTGTTTGTGACGGCCTCTATCGGCTCCGGGCACCATCAGGTGCAACTGGCGGTTCAGGAAGCCTTACTAGCTCGTGGGGTGCCCATCCAGTCGCGCGAGAGCGATGCCACGGAGTACCTGACGCCAGCAGACCGCTGGTGGACGGTGGGCCTGTATGCGTTCGAACTTCGTTACGCGCCCTGGCTGTACGCTTGGTTCTACCGCACGACAGACCACGACCGGCCCTTCAGCATCATCGGCACGTGCTGCCGTTGGGTGGGCCTGGGCGGCATGCGGCGGGATCTGGCGCAGGTGCAGCCAGAGGTGGTGGTTCACTCCTACTGGTCGTCGGTACCGCTGGCCCACACGGTGCGCCGCCGCAAGCAAACGTTCCTCAACGCCCTGATTGTCACGGATTACCGCGCACATCGGCACTGGATCCGGCCAGAGGCGGAATTGATTATGGTAGCCTCGCAGGAAACGGCAAACCAGATGCTGGAGCGCGGCGCTGACCCTGACACCCTTGTCGTCACGGGCATTCCAATTGCCCGCAGGTACCGTGACCTCCTCGGTGCTGACCGCGCGGCGCTGCGGCGCAAGCACGGCCTGAGAACCGATCAGCCCCTGATCTTGCTGTCGACCGGAGGCACCGGCAGTTACCTGGCTCAAACGCGGGTACTCCATGAACTGGGCAATTTGGGGCGGCCCGTGCAGGTGTTGATGCTGGCGGGTGCCGCCGAACCGGGCGTAGAGCAGCTGGGGGGCGCGACTGTATATCGTTTCGGCTTTACCACGGCTTTCCCAGAACTTATGGCTGCGGCTGATCTGGTGGTGGGCAAAGCGGGCGGACTCACCGTGGCCGAATCATCTGCGCTCGGCGTGCCCATGATCGTCCACGCTCCCATTCCGGGCCAGGAGGAGTACAACGCCTCATACTTGGAGCGCGGCGGGGCAGCGCTGTGGGCGCGCGAACTGAGAGAACTGCGCCCCGCGATCCTGCGGGCGTTGGATCCTGGTGCACACGCCCGCTTGTCAGCCAATGCCCGGGCGCTGAGTGTGCCCGACGCCGCTGACCGGGTAGCGGGCGAAATCCTGCGCCGCCTGCAGCGAGTGTGA
- a CDS encoding response regulator has product MQIFVLDDNLSDLFLTQAVFAKFSDQVTVTLYQTGQAVLDALQLPDSVCPDVLLLEINTPQMNGFDVLKLLKADARLTLIPVVMLTTSVAAADIQEAYSMSASSYLVKSVDFSTFLQEVESLVTFWISTRLLTWPALSSPANACSP; this is encoded by the coding sequence TTGCAAATCTTTGTACTTGACGACAATCTCTCAGATCTCTTTCTGACTCAAGCGGTGTTTGCCAAATTCAGTGACCAGGTGACTGTCACCCTGTATCAGACCGGTCAAGCCGTGTTAGACGCCCTGCAGCTTCCCGATTCGGTCTGCCCCGATGTCCTGCTGCTCGAGATCAACACGCCGCAAATGAACGGCTTTGACGTCTTGAAACTCCTGAAGGCCGACGCCCGACTGACGCTTATTCCGGTGGTGATGCTGACGACCTCGGTGGCGGCGGCAGATATTCAAGAGGCCTACTCGATGTCTGCCAGTTCGTATCTGGTGAAATCGGTGGATTTCTCCACCTTTCTCCAGGAGGTCGAGAGTTTGGTGACGTTCTGGATCAGCACCCGGTTGCTCACTTGGCCTGCCCTGAGTTCACCAGCGAACGCCTGTTCCCCGTAG